AAACTTATAAGTTATAAGctacatacttcgtataatacTTTTTTAGCTCAAGGAGATCAGCCTATCCTCCCAAAAATATTGTCAGTTGTGCACAGGTTTTTTACTTCCAACCAAAAGACAGACATGGAGGAGGGGTAGGGGGGTTTGAATTGATGGTTGCTCTACTgttaattttcatacttttcaCTGGAATCAGATCTTTTACTTCCACCCAAAAGCCAGACATGGAGGAGGGGTGGGGGATACCCATGTAGAATAAAAAAAACGCAGATAATCcatcaaaaaaaatcaaaacattaCCTGAAAATGTTGCAACCCAGATCAATTGCAAGCTATATCAAATTCCCAGAACACCTGACAAAACACAGAATCACTTGTTTCAGGTCGCCACACCACTTACAGAAGATCAATAAAACATCGACAAAAACCTTAGAAGAATAATTCAGATTACACGCATTTGACGATTACTCAAGAACAACAAAACCCAATTGAGTACCACCATAATCATAAAGATCACAGAAGAAAGGCACAACAGCCTAAGTCAGGGATATAGGTGAGTACACATTGACATCTTGAGATGCAAATGAGCAGGGAAGCACAGTTTCTACTTATGGTAGTGTTTAGTTTTTTCGTTGCAAAATAAAATTGACGGGCATTCAGACACTACATTAGTGGTAGcctattatattgtttataggGACATGAGTTGATTAGTGTATGAATAGAAGATCCAGGAAGCAGATGATTAGTTCTTGTTCATGTTAATACTTTTAATCTATTAAAAAGCAAGGGAGTCAAGTTCTCAAAACTTATAATATCACAGTTTAAGTCTTTCTAATGACAACTTTAGAATAAGTAATTTGTAAGTATCAAAGGTTAAGTGTTTCTAAGTATTCACATCACGGAACCTGTAGGGATTTATAAACACAAAATTCAAAGCAATACCTAACATTTCTATATCAAATTTCTACATAaaattgtttttaaaaaatcaatgaaaacaGTAAGACACTTaccaaataaaaggaaaataatgacaTACCGAAACCTTGTCATTATCCCAaactctttaaaaaaaaaaaaacactaccTCAATGTAGCCAACACAAATTCAACCCAGATTTAATATACCCTTTTGTAAGTTGTTCCACTGAATCAAAAAACCACCAACCTATTTTACAATTGTCAGTGTATTGAAAGTTAATTTACTTTGTATGTCGTACGTCTTCTACTGGATATTCTCATTTCTGGTAAACTGTTTGCCATTCAATTTGGACAGAGATAAATGCTGGCAAATGGAGACTAAATAGTTACACGCATTACATGTTAGAATGACTGTATTTTTGTTGTTCATTCCATCATGAAAAACATATCTGGTAcagaaattgaaattttaagttTCCTGGATAGTGATGTCTGTGACTCTAGACGGGCAgggatgttttcattaattcttcaattcttaggATATATCAAAATCAAACGTACTGAACTTGCTTTACGGACaaattattgaacttatttaataataaactttaaaataaCCAATTATGATTAACATGCTTACCGAAATAGAATAACAAATGGTAGAAAGTACGGATAAGCGGTTACCAATTGAATCGCCACCTTCAGTGTAaatttgatttatttatttattttcatgacATAAAAtagaagaaataaaaaaaaaaaccaatcttACCCAATCAACttcctttttaaaaatataaaaaacaaaTCAGTATGAGAGAGAATTTACCTGGTAATCTACCATTGCGATTAAACAGAGTTGCCTTTACCATTGCGACAAAATAGAGCTACCATTGCGGTAAGCAAGTCTCCATGAAAAATAAATTCTAACTTTGATGATCGATTTTCCACTCCTCATTGATCCTTACAGTGCCCAATTCCCCTCTCAGATAAGTAACGTTATCACAATAACCCTACCAGAATTGAGTAAAATGGATTTCTCCTTCGCCGGATAATTTTTCCAATAATCCAAACGACAATTTTTAGAAGAAAACAGATTGTTGGAATGAATTCGTGAAGCTCTTGAAGCTGAATTGGAATGGATTTGTTCACCATTCTGAACCTTGAACCTAGAAACATAATTGGGGAAATCGAAACCCGAATTAACATCACCATAGAAATAGGAATCGAACAGCTATGGAGACGATTCCAACAGAACGCCATACTTGATAATGAGCAGCGGTGTCAGAGGAGAGAGTATGACGGAGATGAATCGAAGCGATGAAATCGAAGCagatcttttttcttttttggaaattaTGGTCGTAATTTGATGGGTTTTATTGCAGATCATGATGCTTGAATGGATGTTTTAAGCTTGTAAATAATCGCTGCTTGAATTGATGAAAGATGCAAAGGTTGGAGAGAGAGTTGTAGAAGAAAGCAACGGTTGGTTTTTTGTTCGGTTTTCTTTCGCAAGCGTTtccatttaattaaaaaaaaatgtaataaaatattgAAATTTCAGGAGGGGCCACGTGGCTCTCCAACCTCCTTGATATTAAATATTAGAATAGATAGGCCACGTAGCCCAAAACGAAAGAAGGCCTGTCAGGGCCGTAGGGGCGCACGAAGCCCATCCGGCGGTCGACCCGATGGGCCGAACATTTGGAGTCGAGTGCATTCGCAGCCCATTAGTCACGCGGGCACACCAACATAAAAGGCCTACTGCTTCTATTTTTACTGTTTCCTTGCAGCTTCTGGGCCTTGTAAATTTGGGCCCAAATCAAAGCTACTATAGTAGTATGTTTTCTCTTTAGCCcaacttttttcctttttttccccTTCTTTCAACACTTAGAGCATGTTCGGTATGAATGGAGTGATAATATAATCCATTTCTTAAAAGTAACCATTACCACCCCCATTTATTACCTCTCCCAAGTCCCAACCCTATGGTAACAAAAAATTTACCCTCTTCTGTCCTCAATTTGTTATAAGTGATTCttttcttaaattaaccaaacaACTAATAATGGTAATACCTGACATTACCCTTATcctttcttatttatttcttttccatTTCCTTTCCTAAGCTAAGTTATACCAAAGGTCCATTTTCCTTAGACTTAAAGTTCCATTTTATTTCCTTTACACAAttaataataatccaaactatTAATCTATCATTAGATGATTTAATTCACCTTAATCACAAGGTTTGCAACCAGCCTTCTATAGGTTTACTCGATTTGTATTATCTCAACTAAGAATATATAATGACTTCTTGTATAGGTAATGAAAGTCTGGCCTTAACAGAAATTATAATCAGTTGTACACTTGTACATATTTAACAAAAGAAAGTAAGGGTGTTGAAATATGTTGAGAATAACGTAGCTATTATAGAGGATATGAGTATTGTATGCGGCAGAGTTATGTTGTATCTGAGCTATATGACTTAGAAAACCTAAAAAGTATATACTCTCTCCGTTTTTAAATATTGGTCacgttttgacttttcaactcgtttcaactcaatatttaaacgtaatTATCTCTAAATATGtaagttaaaaaaatataaaaatttgatattattaaactacacattaatacgaacaaaataagatctcacatgtatgttttgaagtacgtattggaaagaaattagaagattaTCTTCAATTATGAATAGTGTTAAGATTCCAAATGAGACTAATATTCAAAAACATAGAGAGTACGTACTATCTAGTTTGTAATATAAATAGAGGCATATATCCACGTAAGTACGTTATCCTGTTAAATCCTCCATTAGATTTGTGAAAGTGATTCGACTATAGTATTAATTGATGAGTGCAGCTCAAGCCCATCCAAACAAAGTTTTTAAAATCCGGGTAAAAATAATCAAACTATTGCATGCATTCATGCAATGCACAATCAAATTGAAATGATTGCAAAACACTAGCTACTACAAAATCATTACAACAGAGGAGTGACGTGTATTATTGTTGCACATAAAATTGGGGGTTTCTGAAGTGATTTTGGCACACtattgaattttagttgatttTAACACACCTCATAACACGTCTAGATGACGTGCTAAAATCATGTTTCctaataattaatttgcatatTGTAATTAATAGACCTTTAAAATTAGGATTAGCTCAAGAGAAGGGGATAGTCCCTTAAGAGTGGTTGAGGCACAAGGAAAACAAGTTCTAGTATTTATATGGTAGTTCTCTGATTAATAACTATAGAAGTGGTAAAGTTTTGTGTTAAGGAAATTATCGTTATAAGTTGGATAAGTAGAGAAGAAGTTGGCTGGCAAGTTTTCTGACATTTCTAGTTGATCTGTTGTGTGAGCAGAAGAAAAcatttatttgattcaatttatatgtatttgttagatctatATTAATATCAGATGAATGCATATACAAAATTTCTACCGAATACCAAGTATAGTTCAAGAGTAAATATCTCATAAAAAGGACAGTGTATAACTAGAAAGAAAACAACAGAGCTGAACAAATGATAAATTAACTCTTTGTGTGTAATTGTAAATACTTATACTTAGGTAGCTAGTTTGGGGGGTCGTtcagacaaaaaaggaagtatcattcatattaaaaaattatcattctgtaacaaaaaaaaaaaaggtgtcATTTTGGtttaaaaagtaccatttaatttcttttttgtcttttttcttattttgtcttttgctatAATATGCATTTGCaaacacatatcagatattcgaaaatacttcctcctaATTTGGACCCCTTTCAATTTGTAACTTATATTGGATCATCcagaaataaaaatatataaaaatagcTAGCAAAACATTTTAAGTACTAGGTAGCTAGGGACCCCCCTTCAATTTGTAACTTATATTGCATGCAAAACATTTTACGTACTAGGGAACCTTAAATTGCATGTGATGCATTGAAGCCAATGATGGTGCGCATTGATCAATTAGGCAGAAGAAAATTTCAATTGCAGAAGGACACTAAGGAGTACAATTTGATGCAACAATTTTGCATGCACCGTTACATACTTAATTACATACTTCGTATGTCACAACCatattataaataattaaatattattgataAATTTGAAGTTCTTGCAAACTTCACTACTACGACCAACCTTATTGTAAATGGAGTATAATTACCAACAAGAAGATAAGACACTGAAATAAGAAACCATATATTTCCAGCAAAAGTTCGATAAGATGAGTTCAATTGCATTATATTATGACACTAGTTGATCAAGGCATGTATCCTCCGTGGCCACCCCCTTCACCGCCACCAGCCCCATAACCACCAGCATGGGCTCCTTCACCAGCGAATCCACCGCCACCACCGGATCCTCCACCCCCACCAACACCGTATGCATGACCTCCTTCACTTGCACCTCCTCCTGCTCCACCGCCACTACCGTATCCACCTCCTGCAGCAGTACCTCCATAGGccgctccaccaccaccaccacttccTCCTCCGCCTCCAGAGACATGTCCACCAGCCCCACCATCACCATACCCACCTCCATGGCCACCACCTTCACCACCGGCATGCTCTCCTCCAGCCCCATAAGCACCACCACCCCCACTACCACCACCAGCACCACCACCGTAGGCAGACCCACCACCAGTTGCCCCACCTCCATGGCCTCCACCTCCACCGCCACCGGCTGCATGCTCGCCTCCAGCTCCATATGCCCCACCTCCACCACTTCCTCCACCGGCACCACCGCCGTAAGTGGCTCCACCACCAGCTATACCACCTCCTTCACCACTACCACCACCATATCCTCCAGCTTCTCCTCCTCCATGAGTTGCTCCACCGCCTCCACCACTTCCACTACCTCCTCCACCAGCATATGCAGCTCCACTACCAGCTGCACCACCTCCTTCACCACTACCGCCACCATATCCTCCAGCAGCAGCTCCTCCATGAGCTGCTCCACCGCCTCCACCCTTTCCGCTACCTCCTCCACCGGCATATGCAGCTCCACTACCAGCTGCACCGCCTCCTTCACCACTACCACCACCATATCCTCCAGTAGCTCCTCCTCCATGAGCTGctccaccacctccaccacTTCCACTACCTCCACCAGCCGCATATGTAGCTCCACTACCAGCTGCACCACCTCCTTCACCACTACCGCCACCATATCCTCCAGCAGCTCCTCCTCCATGAGCTGctccaccacctccaccacTTCCACTACCTCCCCCACCCGCATATGCAGCTCCACTACCAGCTGCACCACCTCCTTCACCACTACCACCACCATATCCTCCAGTAGCTCCTCCTCCATGAGCTGctccaccacctccaccacTTCCACTACCTCCACCAGCCGCATATGTAGCTCCACTACCAGCTGCACCACCTCCTTCACCACTACCGCCACCATATCCTCCAGCAGCTCCTCCTCCATGAGCTGATCCACCACCTCCACCACTTCCACTACCTCCCCCACCCGCATATGCAGCTCCACTACCAGCTGCACCACCTCCTTCACCACTACCGCCACCATATCCTCCAGCAGCTCCTCCACCATGAGCTGCTCCACCGCCTCCACCTCTTCCACTACCTCCACCTCTTCCACTACCTCCTCCACCAGCATAGCCAACTCCAGTACCAGCTGCACCGCCTCCTTCACCACTGCCGCCCCCATATCCTCCCGCACCTCCTCCATGAACCGctccaccacctccaccacTTCCCGCTCCCCCGGCATAACCACCTACACCAACATCGACCCCAACACCAAGATCAGTATGCCCTCCAAGTTCAAAAGTGAGGAGAGCCCTAGTGGCAGTGCATATACCTACTCCTAACACCAAAAAGAAAACAACATAAGACGTTTTTCGGTAAGCCATATTGAGAATGTTTTTCTGATGGTTTAAGGGATGCTTAGAGAGATGGTACTTATAGGCATGGGGTATTGGGGTTAGGATTAAAATAGCGTGTTACTCGCACTCAACATGGGAAAAGGAAAGGATTACTCATTGTTCCCACTATCACTCTATCAAGTACTACAACAACTACAAAATATACAAATCAGAAGCCGCAATTTTCAACTTATTTAGTGACTCACATTAGTGTGCCTCTATGCTGTTTTCCAACACTtagcttgaattaatttatttatgtgTTTTCATCATATAATTGACCTATAATTCATCATTTTATTGCATTTAATGTTACTATTAGTTCCTTCCACATCACTCCACAATTTGAAGAGATCTAATCCTGATTAGGTATACTCTATCCTGCTCCTCTATTCGAATTGTTTATACGTACTAATTAATACCGCGGTTTTATGAGATAATGAGCACaaagattaaattaatcacACCATATCTTGTGAAAGTCATTATTGTTAATTCGGTGAGGCAAGAACTTATAGTACTACGCAATTCATAATTGATTAGCTAAAGATATGTAGTCATGTAGAAGAAGATATAGTttgtaaaagaaaaataaatacttTTAATTTCTTGCGTTTTGTTGTTTTGAGTAGATAGATTTTTGGTTAGATTGCTTGGAAGAATcgtgattattattgttttcgcATAATTAAgtaaaacacaaattcttatttacaatgggtgtacaacaaatattgtacaccggagtaaaagttaactcaaaatgcttaaaagttaagcatatatatgtaaaagttatctatttcttagtgataaattttttcattttagtaaacttatttcttcaaaataactaataatgtataaaattaatcatttaaccctttaaaatatttatctatcaattttcttttactactcccttcgtcccggaatactcgacccggtttgaccggcacagagtttaagggacttgaattgacttatttaatttaataggtagtagttgatagtggggtattattttaatgtagttagtgggagttgggttaagaggtggggttgggagagagtaggggttgaatttttaattattttgtgtatggagtagggggtaggtgggttaataggggtggagtgagaaataatataatattattagaatatttccatttttagaaacaggtcaagtattaagggacgacccgataaggaaaacaggtcaagtattccgggacggagggagtaatataaaagttaatcaaaattaagttaaagttacaaaaaaaggggttaaagttatctacaagaccttttgaaagtAAAATGCTTTCACATGCATCAAATAATCTCAATTCTGCCGGGTAATCCATAATTTCACAGTACACAGGGCCGGTTCTGGGGCAGCGCGGGGTGAGCGACGGAACAGGACCCCCAAATTTTAACTTTAAATATAGTGTAAATAGTCTCCTAAATATGCATAAACACTAAGTTGGAGCATTGGTTAAGGTAATATGCTAATAAATCAAAGGTCCTGGGTTCGGAACCCCTCAAATGGAAGTTATGTTTTTGCTCGCCCAATTATTATGGAATGATTATAGCCCCGGCACTGACAGTACACTCCTGGGAATTTGATAGAAAAATGCAGAACTCTAGAGGTTGAGATTTAATTAGCGTTTGTATGGCATACATGTAACTTATTATGCATATTCATCTGCGAAAAACAGTCACCTTGCCTCTCGCGAGTATTTTTCC
This Spinacia oleracea cultivar Varoflay chromosome 6, BTI_SOV_V1, whole genome shotgun sequence DNA region includes the following protein-coding sequences:
- the LOC110792009 gene encoding glycine-rich cell wall structural protein 1.8-like isoform X1 — its product is MAYRKTSYVVFFLVLGVGICTATRALLTFELGGHTDLGVGVDVGVGGYAGGAGSGGGGGAVHGGGAGGYGGGSGEGGGAAGTGVGYAGGGGSGRGGGSGRGGGGGAAHGGGAAGGYGGGSGEGGGAAGSGAAYAGGGGSGSGGGGGSAHGGGAAGGYGGGSGEGGGAAGSGATYAAGGGSGSGGGGGAAHGGGATGGYGGGSGEGGGAAGSGAAYAGGGGSGSGGGGGAAHGGGAAGGYGGGSGEGGGAAGSGATYAAGGGSGSGGGGGAAHGGGATGGYGGGSGEGGGAAGSGAAYAGGGGSGKGGGGGAAHGGAAAGGYGGGSGEGGGAAGSGAAYAGGGGSGSGGGGGATHGGGEAGGYGGGSGEGGGIAGGGATYGGGAGGGSGGGGAYGAGGEHAAGGGGGGGHGGGATGGGSAYGGGAGGGSGGGGAYGAGGEHAGGEGGGHGGGYGDGGAGGHVSGGGGGSGGGGGAAYGGTAAGGGYGSGGGAGGGASEGGHAYGVGGGGGSGGGGGFAGEGAHAGGYGAGGGEGGGHGGYMP